A genomic stretch from Vicinamibacterales bacterium includes:
- the denD gene encoding D-erythronate dehydrogenase, with the protein MTVLVTGAAGFLGSRVVRALLGGGDRLPPVSRIVAADTTACPIGDPRVDVRTGTIVDSAFISSIVEDGVDLVFHLAAVLSGQSEAEFDVGMRVNVDATRGLLEACRRLRRPPRFVFASTVAVFGANLPAEVPEDHVLRPQSSYGVAKAIAELLVSEYSRRGFVDGIVLRLATVTVRPGAPNSALSSFVSGIIREPLAGIDAVCPVPLDMPIWISSPDVVTGNLIHAARVPSSALGGARCVNLPGLSVTPAQMLASLERAGGAAARARVRCEIDPGVARVVATWPGALDDRRARQLGFSADRDVDEVVTQYLNSARTR; encoded by the coding sequence ATGACAGTGCTCGTTACCGGCGCCGCCGGGTTCCTTGGCAGCCGCGTCGTCAGGGCGCTGCTCGGCGGGGGTGATCGACTGCCGCCGGTGTCGCGGATCGTGGCCGCAGACACAACGGCCTGCCCGATCGGCGACCCGCGCGTCGACGTCAGGACCGGGACGATCGTCGATTCCGCCTTCATCAGCTCCATCGTCGAAGACGGCGTCGACCTGGTGTTTCATCTGGCGGCCGTCCTGAGCGGCCAGTCGGAGGCGGAATTCGACGTCGGGATGCGGGTCAACGTGGATGCCACGCGCGGCCTGCTGGAGGCGTGCCGCCGGCTGCGCCGGCCGCCGCGCTTCGTGTTCGCCAGCACCGTGGCGGTATTCGGCGCCAATCTGCCTGCGGAAGTGCCCGAGGACCACGTGCTCCGCCCGCAATCCTCCTACGGCGTCGCCAAGGCCATCGCCGAACTGCTGGTGAGTGAATACTCGCGGCGCGGCTTCGTCGACGGCATCGTTCTGCGTCTGGCGACGGTCACGGTGCGGCCCGGAGCGCCGAATTCGGCGCTGTCGTCGTTCGTCAGCGGCATCATCCGCGAGCCGCTCGCCGGCATCGACGCGGTGTGCCCGGTTCCGCTCGACATGCCCATCTGGATCAGCTCACCCGACGTGGTGACCGGCAACTTGATCCATGCCGCACGGGTGCCGTCCTCGGCCCTTGGGGGCGCGCGGTGTGTGAACCTTCCGGGGCTCTCCGTGACGCCGGCGCAGATGCTCGCGAGCCTCGAGCGCGCCGGCGGCGCCGCCGCCAGAGCGCGCGTCCGCTGCGAGATCGATCCCGGCGTCGCGCGGGTCGTCGCCACCTGGCCCGGCGCGCTGGACGACCGCCGGGCGCGTCAACTCGGATTCAGCGCCGATCGGGACGTCGACGAGGTGGTGACGCAGTATCTGAACTCAGCGCGAACGCGATGA
- a CDS encoding TlpA disulfide reductase family protein, whose translation MSARRIFVWALWLLGGAAVVAAMVRYTRGVEAGLASAPAASGSVRLLKERVEIPAFVATDLDGRQISTAALRGKVVLVNFWATWCPPCREEIPDLVALQDKYKDHLQIIGVSQDSGSVEAVRRFAAEHRVNYPTVMSTPEIERLFPGVYALPTTFILDRDGRLAQKHIGLLNAAVTESETRSLAGLAPEITVVYAEEEDKVRLANAAQANKIPGIDLSALPPDRRDEVLKALNSEHCTCGCGLTLAQCRVDDPDCSVSLPLAQQLVEKLARQ comes from the coding sequence ATGTCAGCACGCCGCATCTTCGTGTGGGCCTTATGGCTGCTCGGCGGCGCCGCGGTCGTCGCGGCGATGGTCCGGTACACGCGCGGCGTGGAAGCCGGGCTCGCCAGCGCCCCGGCCGCCTCCGGATCGGTAAGACTCCTGAAAGAGCGGGTGGAGATCCCGGCCTTCGTCGCCACCGATCTGGACGGCCGCCAGATTTCCACCGCCGCGCTCCGCGGCAAGGTGGTGCTGGTCAACTTCTGGGCGACCTGGTGCCCGCCGTGCCGCGAAGAGATCCCGGATCTCGTCGCGCTCCAGGACAAGTACAAGGACCACCTGCAGATCATCGGCGTCTCGCAGGATTCGGGCAGCGTGGAGGCAGTGCGCCGCTTCGCCGCCGAGCACCGCGTCAATTATCCGACGGTGATGAGTACGCCGGAAATCGAGCGGCTGTTCCCCGGCGTCTACGCGCTGCCGACCACCTTCATCCTCGATCGGGACGGCAGGCTGGCCCAGAAGCACATCGGCCTGCTCAATGCCGCGGTGACCGAGAGCGAGACCCGTTCGCTCGCCGGCCTGGCGCCGGAAATCACGGTGGTCTACGCCGAGGAAGAGGACAAGGTCCGCCTGGCCAACGCCGCGCAGGCCAACAAGATTCCCGGCATCGACCTCTCGGCGCTGCCGCCCGATCGGCGCGACGAGGTGCTGAAGGCGCTCAACTCGGAGCACTGCACCTGCGGCTGCGGGCTCACCCTCGCGCAATGCCGCGTCGACGACCCCGATTGCTCGGTCAGCCTGCCGCTCGCGCAGCAGCTGGTCGAGAAGCTCGCCAGGCAGTAG
- a CDS encoding ABC-F family ATP-binding cassette domain-containing protein, which yields MVSFTRVSKQYGRQVLFVDASFQLNPGEKVGLVGPNGSGKTTLFRMIVGEDAPDDGDVSVPKKLSIGYFKQDVEEMSGRSVLDETIAGSGRVGLLHHELEELNHAMGDPARADDMDRVLARFGEVQEEYEHLGGYALEAQAREVLHGLGFEDDRIDGDVGALSGGWKMRVAMARVLLGRPDILLMDEPTNHLDIESIIWLEEFLRTLPGSLLMTSHDREFMNRIVTRIAEIDGGEITAYSGNYDFYERERAIRETNREAAYARQQAMLAKEQRFIERFAAHAAKAAQVQSRVKALEKIEKIELPKKRRVVKFDFRTPPRSGDLVATLEHVSKRYGARVVHDGVNLTIRRGERWCVMGKNGAGKSTLLKMIAGATPPDDGQVKLGASLKMGYFAQQSLDVLDADLTIEEQLQKDFPAESIGALRNLAGAFQFSGDDIDKKIRMLSGGEKTRLVMARMLLNPPNFLVLDEPTNHLDLATKEMLLDSLHDFEGTMIFVSHDRAFLKGLSNRVLELGGESGKEAQPHAYPGTYEEYVARTGHEAPGVHR from the coding sequence ATGGTTTCCTTCACCAGAGTCAGCAAGCAGTACGGCCGTCAGGTCCTCTTCGTCGACGCGTCGTTTCAACTCAATCCCGGTGAAAAAGTCGGTCTCGTCGGGCCCAACGGGTCCGGCAAGACCACCCTGTTCCGGATGATCGTCGGCGAGGACGCGCCGGACGACGGCGACGTGTCGGTGCCGAAGAAGCTGAGCATCGGCTACTTCAAGCAGGACGTGGAGGAAATGTCGGGGCGCTCGGTCCTCGACGAGACGATCGCCGGCAGCGGCCGCGTCGGGCTGCTGCATCACGAGCTCGAGGAACTGAATCACGCGATGGGCGACCCCGCCCGCGCGGACGACATGGATCGCGTCCTCGCCCGCTTCGGCGAGGTGCAGGAGGAATACGAGCATCTCGGCGGCTACGCGCTCGAAGCGCAGGCGCGCGAGGTGCTGCACGGGCTCGGCTTCGAGGACGACCGCATCGACGGCGACGTCGGCGCGCTGTCCGGCGGCTGGAAGATGCGGGTCGCCATGGCGCGCGTGCTGCTCGGCCGCCCCGACATCCTCCTGATGGACGAGCCGACCAACCATCTCGACATCGAGTCGATCATCTGGCTCGAGGAATTCCTCAGGACCCTTCCCGGCTCGCTGCTGATGACCTCGCACGATCGCGAGTTCATGAACCGCATCGTCACCCGCATCGCCGAGATCGACGGCGGGGAGATCACGGCGTACTCGGGCAACTACGACTTCTACGAGCGCGAGCGCGCGATCCGCGAGACCAACCGGGAGGCCGCCTACGCGCGGCAGCAGGCGATGCTCGCCAAGGAGCAGCGCTTCATCGAGCGGTTCGCCGCCCATGCCGCCAAGGCGGCGCAGGTGCAGAGCCGGGTCAAGGCGCTGGAGAAGATCGAGAAGATCGAGCTGCCGAAGAAGCGGCGGGTGGTGAAGTTCGACTTCCGGACGCCGCCGCGCTCCGGCGATCTGGTCGCGACGCTGGAGCACGTCAGCAAGCGCTACGGCGCGCGCGTCGTCCACGACGGCGTCAACCTGACCATCCGCCGCGGCGAGCGCTGGTGCGTGATGGGCAAGAACGGCGCCGGCAAATCGACGCTGCTCAAGATGATCGCCGGAGCGACGCCGCCCGACGACGGGCAGGTCAAGCTGGGCGCCAGCCTGAAGATGGGGTACTTCGCGCAGCAGTCGCTCGACGTGCTGGATGCGGACCTCACCATCGAGGAGCAGCTGCAGAAGGACTTCCCCGCCGAGTCGATCGGCGCGCTGCGCAACCTGGCCGGCGCGTTCCAGTTCTCGGGGGACGACATCGACAAGAAGATCCGCATGCTGTCGGGGGGCGAGAAGACGCGGCTGGTGATGGCGCGCATGCTGCTGAATCCGCCGAACTTCCTCGTGCTCGACGAGCCGACCAACCACCTCGACCTCGCGACCAAGGAGATGCTCCTCGACTCGCTGCACGACTTCGAGGGAACGATGATCTTCGTGTCACACGATCGCGCGTTCCTCAAGGGCCTGAGCAACCGCGTGCTCGAACTGGGCGGCGAGAGCGGCAAGGAAGCGCAGCCCCACGCCTATCCGGGCACCTACGAGGAATACGTGGCACGCACCGGCCACGAAGCGCCGGGCGTGCACCGGTGA
- a CDS encoding zinc-dependent metalloprotease produces the protein MRTTCFLALALSAAALTTDLAAQGRGGGGGGQQGAAPVQSIDARTAGLQKVDGYMPLYWDEKTGTLWMEINKFDTEMLYSTGLTSGLGSNDIGLDRGLGGQGRVVKFQRIGPRVMMVQPNYTWRAVSPNADERRAAEDAFARSILWGFSVGAETDGRVLVDATDFFLRDAFNVIPRLRPGNYRVDRTRSAIDMPWTKGFPKNTEITTLLTFSNEGGAAAGPAAGGGRGGGGFGGGMFSGSVGSVTPTADSVTLKEHHSFAELPDANYKTRVDDPRSGFQSLQYADFAAPMTEPLVKRFIRRHRLEKVDPAARVSEAKKPIKYYVDRGAPELVRKALLDGAGWWNQAFEAAGYRNAFQVELLPEGADPMDIRYNMINWVHRSTRGWSTGGSISDPRTGEIIKATVTLGSLRDRQDYLIFEGLLAPYKTGTETPAILQQTALARIRQLAAHEVGHTLGIGHQYYNSAKGRISVMDYPHPLEKLNPDGTIDLSDAYATGIGEWDKVAVAYAYSDFPPGTNESAALRKIIDDAWKADLIYMSNQDLDATPRVDQWNNGTDVAGELTRIMQIRRAALNRFDETVIRKDAPMATMEEALVPLYLYHRYAVESAASALGGQDYIYAFRGDQRTPTRWVPAAQQGAALDALMAALKPSELALPKNALDKIPPRPAGWGAHREMFTRYTGEVFDPISPAVAAADMTIGFILSPDRAARMVAQNALDPSLPGLSRVLTALHQATFEAAAATPYEKEIRRATSRVLVERLMALAGTASMPQVRAVASSTLAGIQSLDTAAVSDPGDAAMRRLMAGDIKRFLERPIAPIATPATPDPPPGAPIGDTGMDWLARVSWCHWGR, from the coding sequence ATGCGAACCACGTGCTTCCTTGCGTTAGCTCTCTCGGCGGCTGCCTTGACGACCGACCTCGCGGCGCAGGGGCGCGGCGGCGGCGGCGGCGGACAGCAGGGCGCCGCACCTGTGCAATCGATCGACGCCCGCACCGCCGGTCTGCAGAAAGTGGACGGCTACATGCCGCTCTACTGGGACGAGAAGACCGGCACGCTCTGGATGGAGATCAACAAGTTCGATACGGAGATGCTCTATTCGACCGGCCTGACGTCCGGCCTCGGCTCGAACGACATCGGGCTCGATCGCGGCCTCGGCGGGCAGGGACGGGTGGTGAAGTTCCAGCGCATCGGCCCGCGCGTGATGATGGTGCAGCCCAACTACACGTGGCGCGCCGTCAGCCCCAACGCGGATGAGCGCCGCGCCGCCGAGGACGCCTTCGCCCGGTCCATTCTCTGGGGCTTCAGCGTCGGCGCCGAGACGGACGGCCGCGTGCTGGTGGACGCGACGGACTTCTTCCTCCGCGATGCGTTCAACGTCATTCCGCGGCTGCGGCCGGGCAACTACCGCGTCGACCGCACGCGCAGCGCGATCGACATGCCGTGGACGAAAGGGTTCCCGAAGAACACCGAGATCACGACGCTGCTCACGTTCTCGAACGAGGGAGGAGCCGCGGCAGGGCCCGCCGCGGGCGGGGGACGCGGCGGCGGCGGATTCGGTGGAGGCATGTTCTCGGGTTCCGTGGGCAGCGTCACGCCGACCGCGGATTCGGTGACCCTGAAGGAACATCACAGCTTCGCGGAGCTGCCCGACGCCAACTACAAGACGCGCGTCGACGACCCGCGCTCCGGCTTCCAGTCGCTGCAATACGCGGACTTCGCCGCGCCGATGACCGAACCGCTGGTCAAGCGGTTCATCCGCCGGCACCGTCTCGAGAAGGTCGACCCGGCGGCGCGCGTCAGCGAGGCGAAGAAGCCGATCAAGTACTACGTCGATCGCGGGGCGCCGGAACTGGTCCGCAAGGCGCTGCTCGACGGGGCCGGCTGGTGGAACCAGGCGTTCGAGGCCGCCGGCTACCGCAACGCCTTCCAGGTCGAGCTCCTGCCGGAAGGGGCCGACCCGATGGACATCCGCTACAACATGATCAACTGGGTCCACCGCTCGACGCGCGGCTGGAGCACCGGCGGCTCGATCTCGGATCCGCGTACCGGCGAGATCATCAAGGCCACGGTCACGCTCGGCTCGCTGCGCGACCGCCAGGATTACCTGATCTTCGAAGGCCTGCTCGCCCCGTACAAGACGGGCACCGAGACGCCGGCCATCCTGCAGCAGACCGCGCTCGCGCGCATCCGTCAGCTCGCGGCCCACGAAGTCGGCCACACCCTCGGCATCGGGCATCAGTACTACAACAGCGCCAAGGGGCGGATCTCGGTGATGGATTATCCCCATCCGCTCGAGAAGCTGAACCCCGACGGCACGATCGATCTGTCGGACGCGTACGCCACGGGGATCGGCGAGTGGGACAAGGTCGCCGTCGCCTATGCCTACTCCGACTTCCCTCCCGGCACGAACGAGTCGGCGGCGCTGCGCAAGATCATCGACGACGCGTGGAAAGCGGACCTGATCTACATGTCGAACCAGGACCTCGACGCCACCCCGCGGGTGGATCAGTGGAACAACGGCACCGACGTGGCCGGCGAGCTGACCCGCATCATGCAGATCCGGCGCGCCGCGCTGAACCGGTTCGACGAGACGGTGATCAGGAAGGACGCGCCGATGGCGACGATGGAGGAGGCGCTGGTGCCGCTCTACCTCTATCACCGGTATGCCGTCGAGTCCGCGGCCTCGGCGCTCGGCGGGCAGGACTACATCTACGCGTTCCGCGGTGACCAGCGCACGCCGACCCGGTGGGTGCCGGCGGCGCAGCAGGGCGCCGCGCTCGACGCCCTGATGGCGGCGCTGAAGCCCTCCGAGCTGGCGCTGCCGAAGAACGCGCTCGACAAGATCCCGCCGCGGCCGGCCGGCTGGGGGGCGCATCGCGAGATGTTCACCCGCTACACCGGCGAGGTGTTCGACCCGATCAGCCCGGCGGTCGCCGCCGCCGACATGACGATCGGCTTCATCCTCTCCCCCGACCGCGCCGCGCGGATGGTGGCGCAGAACGCGCTCGATCCGTCGCTGCCAGGGCTCAGCAGAGTGCTGACCGCTCTTCACCAGGCGACATTCGAGGCGGCCGCCGCCACGCCATACGAGAAGGAGATCCGCCGCGCGACCTCCCGCGTGCTGGTCGAACGCCTGATGGCGCTGGCCGGCACCGCCTCGATGCCGCAGGTGCGAGCGGTCGCGTCCTCGACGCTGGCCGGCATCCAGTCGCTCGACACGGCTGCCGTGTCCGATCCGGGCGACGCCGCCATGCGCAGGCTCATGGCCGGCGACATCAAGCGCTTCCTCGAGCGTCCGATCGCGCCGATCGCGACGCCGGCGACGCCCGATCCGCCCCCGGGCGCGCCCATCGGCGACACCGGCATGGACTGGCTCGCCCGCGTCAGCTGGTGTCACTGGGGGCGCTGA
- a CDS encoding endonuclease/exonuclease/phosphatase family protein produces MTSLRLLSYNIRRGGAGREDALLSVIRPCAPDIVVLQEATVPAVIDRLARESGLQYWAAMPEFSLGFISRLPIAHHEWHRPRLSRHAFLEIVPQGMAFRVFGLHLSAVFAAWTERRRMIELRALLRSIRQHQAGFHALVGDFNTVTPGELLDFRALPQKVRATVWLSGGRIRWRTIQVVRDAGYVDAFRALHPADPGLTLPTTKPQVRLDYLFVPSAHLSRVHSCEVVRSPAAQQASDHFPLLSQIRV; encoded by the coding sequence GTGACTTCGCTCCGCCTCCTCAGCTACAACATCCGCCGGGGGGGCGCCGGCCGCGAAGACGCGCTGCTGTCCGTCATCCGCCCGTGCGCGCCGGACATCGTCGTGCTGCAGGAGGCGACCGTGCCGGCCGTCATCGATCGGCTCGCGCGCGAATCGGGCCTCCAGTACTGGGCGGCGATGCCCGAGTTCTCGCTCGGCTTCATCAGCCGCCTGCCCATCGCGCACCACGAATGGCACCGGCCGCGGCTGTCCCGCCACGCGTTCCTCGAAATCGTTCCGCAGGGCATGGCGTTCCGTGTCTTCGGCCTGCATCTCAGCGCGGTCTTCGCGGCGTGGACGGAGCGGCGGCGCATGATCGAGCTGCGCGCGCTGCTGCGCAGCATCCGTCAGCACCAGGCAGGGTTCCACGCGCTGGTCGGCGACTTCAACACGGTCACCCCCGGCGAGCTGCTGGATTTCCGAGCGCTCCCGCAGAAGGTGCGCGCCACGGTGTGGCTGAGCGGCGGCCGGATCCGCTGGCGCACGATCCAGGTCGTGCGCGACGCCGGGTACGTCGACGCCTTCCGCGCCCTGCATCCGGCCGATCCCGGCCTCACCTTGCCGACCACGAAGCCGCAGGTGCGGCTGGACTACCTGTTCGTCCCGTCGGCGCACCTCTCCCGCGTCCACTCGTGCGAAGTGGTCCGGTCGCCGGCAGCTCAACAAGCCTCGGATCACTTTCCGCTGCTCTCCCAGATCCGGGTGTAA
- a CDS encoding TIM barrel protein: protein MAALTRREFVAGVMATALAARIEASPLGLPIGSQTYPHRQTIGAGDFAGLLETLKEIGVEAVELCSAIGYKEFAPLADARAVKRTLGEHGMKCESAHFSLRELRDNQQKSIDWAREIGMTQMVVATLGGGRTPAMDDVKRAADEYNAIAAVAAKAGMQQVLHNEGFEVSMVDGRRTYDILMDLLDPKLVKFQFQMSTINQGLVAEEYFTKYPGRFISMHVQDVDMNAPVPEGGRGRPQTAVGKGSIDWAKTFKAARTGGVKNYFVEQNMELTKASVAALKAMNV, encoded by the coding sequence ATGGCGGCACTGACGAGACGCGAATTCGTCGCCGGTGTGATGGCAACGGCGCTGGCGGCACGGATCGAGGCGAGCCCGCTCGGCTTGCCGATCGGCAGCCAGACCTACCCGCACCGGCAGACGATCGGCGCGGGAGACTTCGCCGGCCTGCTCGAGACGCTGAAAGAGATCGGGGTCGAGGCAGTCGAGTTGTGCTCGGCGATCGGCTACAAGGAATTCGCGCCGCTTGCCGACGCGCGCGCCGTCAAACGGACGCTCGGCGAGCACGGCATGAAGTGCGAGAGCGCGCATTTCAGCCTCCGCGAGCTGCGCGACAACCAGCAGAAGAGCATCGACTGGGCGCGCGAGATCGGCATGACCCAGATGGTCGTCGCCACCCTCGGCGGCGGCCGCACGCCCGCGATGGACGACGTGAAGCGCGCGGCTGACGAATACAACGCCATCGCCGCGGTGGCGGCGAAGGCCGGCATGCAGCAGGTGCTGCACAACGAGGGGTTCGAGGTATCGATGGTCGACGGCCGCCGCACCTACGACATCCTGATGGACCTGCTCGATCCGAAGCTGGTCAAGTTCCAGTTCCAGATGTCGACGATCAACCAGGGGCTGGTGGCCGAAGAGTACTTCACGAAGTATCCCGGACGCTTCATCTCGATGCACGTTCAGGACGTCGACATGAACGCGCCGGTTCCGGAAGGCGGACGCGGGCGCCCGCAGACCGCCGTCGGCAAGGGCAGCATCGACTGGGCGAAGACGTTCAAAGCGGCGCGGACGGGCGGCGTGAAGAACTATTTCGTCGAGCAGAACATGGAGCTGACGAAAGCGAGCGTCGCCGCGCTGAAAGCGATGAACGTCTGA
- a CDS encoding pyrroloquinoline quinone-dependent dehydrogenase yields MKLALYIALVALIATGSSFQPAPAGSDWPTYGHDRGGQRFSPLTQLTPANVSRLEVAWVFHMRPAGSTLRFAASQNTPLVVNGTMYLSTPYGRVVAIDPVSGAEIWAFRLPSGNPSTRGVEYWPGDAQTPAQIVFGSSDAKLYSVDAKTGKPNEAFGEKGIVNLDTPEILQGLPGRNALSSPPVTYRNLVITGGTTQENPPRGPAGDVRAWDMHTGKLAWTFRSVPRAGEPHNDTWAGESWKQRSGVNVWGFMTVDAARGIVYMPFGAPSVDQYGGDREGDNLFGTSLVAADARTGKYLWHFQVVHHDIWDADLSGAPALIDVRRGGRTIPAVAVIGKNGLLFLLDRVTGKPIYGVEERAVPQSDVPLERAARTQPFPLKPAPLSRMTMTAAEIATVTPELEAACRKLIEGLQLGGPYLPVSFNRLRVQFPGNHGGVNWGGTSFNPRLGYLFVNTNEMGQMSGLRERSKDAAGPARASGVGNRVDPAGPYEGIAGGGRFKDDESNMYCQQPPWGRLTAVDVNTGEFAWRVPLGITESLPPDKQHTGRPGNGGTIATAGGLVFVGATDDSRFRAFDAKTGREVWAHKLPGAAQATPMTYQGRDGRQYVVITATGGSFFGNPVTGDSVIAFALSSDTASPPRRRPDRR; encoded by the coding sequence GTGAAACTCGCTCTGTATATCGCCCTGGTGGCACTGATAGCAACTGGATCCAGCTTCCAACCGGCGCCTGCCGGCTCCGACTGGCCGACCTACGGCCACGATCGCGGCGGCCAGCGCTTCTCTCCTCTCACCCAGCTCACGCCGGCGAACGTCAGCCGGCTCGAGGTCGCGTGGGTCTTTCACATGAGGCCCGCCGGTTCCACGCTGCGATTCGCGGCGAGTCAGAACACGCCGCTCGTCGTCAACGGGACGATGTATCTGTCGACTCCTTACGGCCGCGTGGTGGCGATCGATCCGGTCTCCGGGGCGGAGATCTGGGCGTTCCGCCTGCCGTCGGGCAACCCTTCCACCCGCGGCGTGGAGTACTGGCCCGGCGACGCGCAGACGCCGGCGCAGATCGTTTTTGGCTCGAGCGACGCGAAGCTGTACTCCGTGGATGCGAAGACCGGGAAGCCGAACGAGGCCTTCGGCGAGAAGGGGATCGTGAACCTCGACACGCCGGAGATCCTGCAGGGGCTGCCCGGGCGCAACGCCCTGAGCTCCCCGCCGGTCACCTACCGCAACCTCGTGATCACCGGCGGGACGACGCAGGAGAATCCGCCGCGCGGCCCGGCCGGCGACGTCCGCGCGTGGGACATGCATACCGGCAAGCTGGCGTGGACGTTCCGATCGGTGCCGCGCGCCGGCGAGCCGCACAACGACACCTGGGCGGGCGAGAGCTGGAAGCAGCGATCCGGCGTGAACGTGTGGGGCTTCATGACGGTCGACGCCGCGCGCGGCATCGTCTACATGCCGTTCGGCGCGCCGTCCGTGGATCAGTACGGCGGCGATCGCGAGGGCGACAACCTGTTCGGCACGAGCCTGGTCGCCGCCGATGCGCGGACGGGAAAATACCTGTGGCATTTCCAGGTCGTGCACCACGACATCTGGGACGCGGATCTCTCCGGCGCGCCGGCGCTGATCGACGTGAGGCGCGGCGGCCGCACGATTCCGGCGGTCGCGGTGATCGGCAAGAACGGCCTGCTCTTCCTGCTCGACCGGGTGACGGGCAAGCCGATCTACGGCGTCGAGGAACGGGCGGTGCCGCAGAGCGACGTGCCGCTCGAGCGCGCGGCAAGGACGCAGCCCTTCCCGCTCAAGCCGGCGCCGCTCTCCCGCATGACGATGACCGCGGCGGAGATCGCCACCGTCACGCCGGAGCTCGAAGCCGCGTGCCGGAAGCTGATCGAAGGCCTGCAGCTCGGCGGCCCGTACCTGCCGGTCTCGTTCAACCGCCTGCGAGTGCAGTTCCCCGGCAACCATGGCGGCGTGAACTGGGGCGGCACCTCCTTCAACCCGCGGCTGGGATATCTGTTCGTCAACACCAACGAGATGGGGCAGATGTCCGGCCTCCGTGAACGGAGCAAGGACGCGGCCGGTCCGGCGCGCGCCAGCGGCGTGGGCAACCGTGTGGATCCCGCAGGCCCCTACGAAGGGATTGCCGGCGGCGGCCGATTCAAAGACGACGAATCCAACATGTATTGCCAGCAGCCGCCGTGGGGACGATTGACCGCGGTCGACGTCAACACCGGCGAGTTCGCGTGGCGGGTGCCGCTCGGCATCACCGAAAGCCTGCCGCCAGACAAGCAGCACACCGGCCGGCCGGGCAACGGCGGAACGATTGCGACCGCGGGTGGACTGGTGTTCGTCGGCGCGACCGACGACAGCCGGTTTCGCGCCTTCGACGCGAAGACCGGACGAGAGGTGTGGGCGCACAAGCTGCCGGGCGCGGCGCAGGCCACGCCGATGACCTACCAGGGGCGCGACGGCCGCCAGTACGTCGTCATCACGGCGACCGGCGGCAGTTTCTTCGGCAATCCGGTGACCGGGGACAGCGTCATCGCGTTCGCGCTGAGTTCAGATACTGCGTCACCACCTCGTCGACGTCCCGATCGGCGCTGA
- a CDS encoding SDR family oxidoreductase codes for MANPLAVAVVTGAGSGIGKGVAIALLRRGYAVALAGRRRPALEEAVQQSGEDPARALPVPTDVADAASVRRLFETTRATFGRVDLLFNNAGTTAPGIALEELTVDQWKTVVDVNLTGAFLCTQQAFLAMKDQRPRGGRIINNGSLSAHAPRPNSAPYTATKHAITGLTKATSLDGRKYDIACGQIDIGNAATEMTARFASGILQANGEVSIEPRIDVAHVVDAVLYMASLPLDANVQFLTVMATKMPFIGRG; via the coding sequence GTGGCCAATCCACTCGCAGTCGCGGTCGTCACGGGTGCGGGGTCCGGGATCGGGAAGGGGGTCGCGATCGCCCTGCTCCGCCGCGGATATGCGGTCGCCCTGGCCGGCCGGCGCCGGCCGGCGCTCGAGGAGGCGGTTCAGCAGTCGGGCGAGGACCCGGCGCGGGCGCTGCCGGTCCCGACGGACGTCGCCGACGCCGCATCGGTGCGCCGCCTGTTCGAGACCACGCGCGCGACGTTCGGGCGCGTGGATCTCCTGTTCAACAACGCCGGAACCACGGCGCCGGGGATCGCGCTCGAAGAGCTGACCGTCGATCAATGGAAGACGGTCGTGGACGTGAACCTGACGGGCGCCTTCCTGTGCACCCAGCAGGCGTTCCTCGCCATGAAGGATCAGCGCCCGAGGGGCGGACGCATCATCAACAACGGGTCGCTCTCGGCGCATGCGCCTCGGCCGAACTCGGCGCCGTACACCGCGACCAAGCACGCGATCACCGGCCTGACGAAGGCGACGTCACTCGACGGCCGCAAGTACGACATCGCCTGCGGACAGATCGACATCGGCAACGCGGCGACCGAGATGACCGCGCGCTTCGCCTCGGGTATCCTGCAGGCGAACGGCGAGGTCAGCATCGAGCCGCGCATCGACGTCGCGCACGTCGTCGACGCGGTTCTCTACATGGCGAGCCTGCCGCTGGACGCCAACGTGCAATTCCTGACCGTCATGGCGACGAAGATGCCGTTCATCGGCCGGGGCTGA